Part of the Candidatus Obscuribacterales bacterium genome, TTCAACTCGACGATAGCCCACCATAGCCAGGATCGCCTCGGTTTGCTGAAGACGCCGAGCTACATGGCGGAAGATTCCTTGCGCAAGAGCTGGCGATTGTTCAACCTCGGCTAAGGTCAATCGCATTAGATCAACATCCGAAAGGGCGATCGCCTGATAGGGACGAATAAGGGTGAGCGGCAAGCCAAAGGGCATGGATGAACAAGCCAAACCCAGAAGCGACTCATCACCGCTGTCATAGAGCGTTCCTAATTGAACGACCCCACGGCAGACCACCCAGATTTCATCTGGCTGCATCTCGATGACCTGACCGCTGGTGTAAGGATATAGACTTCGTCCCTGATAGAGTTCTTCAAGCAACTG contains:
- a CDS encoding Crp/Fnr family transcriptional regulator: MLHSPVLEAPLQADLRQLLEELYQGRSLYPYTSGQVIEMQPDEIWVVCRGVVQLGTLYDSGDESLLGLACSSMPFGLPLTLIRPYQAIALSDVDLMRLTLAEVEQSPALAQGIFRHVARRLQQTEAILAMVGYRRVEDRLRHLILLLTQQVGQPCETGTRVGVRLTHQQLANAIGTTRVTVTRLLTQLREEGWITIDRQRHLVVCNPLLSQESR